A section of the Candidatus Thermoplasmatota archaeon genome encodes:
- a CDS encoding zinc ribbon domain-containing protein, with protein sequence MIFSLVGAIMLLVGDFGGWYNYGTYIEETVWINIGSVAIVLILPMAILLFYSAFVSVQALQKPVSRSLILRGSIAAMVVFIVALLGGIILIAATWDLTNNWLDVGFYGGFFGGLVSATVLWYEYRRMGQTTQPMPATAYRAPPPTYGQHPQPQPAPYQQPPQPAPAQPQPPAQPQCRNCRAPLQPGVKFCHVCGAPQG encoded by the coding sequence GTGATATTCAGTCTCGTAGGCGCGATCATGCTGCTGGTCGGAGACTTCGGCGGGTGGTACAACTACGGCACCTACATCGAAGAGACGGTCTGGATCAACATAGGCTCCGTTGCCATAGTGCTGATTCTCCCGATGGCGATTCTGCTCTTCTATTCGGCCTTCGTTTCCGTTCAAGCGCTTCAGAAGCCCGTCTCTCGCTCGTTGATTCTAAGGGGCTCTATCGCAGCGATGGTCGTCTTCATAGTAGCCCTCCTTGGCGGCATCATTCTCATCGCAGCGACCTGGGACCTCACAAACAATTGGCTCGATGTTGGCTTCTACGGCGGGTTCTTCGGCGGTCTGGTCTCCGCCACAGTACTCTGGTACGAGTATCGGCGTATGGGACAGACGACGCAGCCGATGCCTGCCACGGCATACCGGGCTCCCCCGCCCACTTATGGACAGCATCCCCAGCCCCAGCCCGCTCCTTATCAGCAACCGCCACAACCCGCGCCGGCACAGCCCCAGCCACCCGCACAGCCCCAGTGCCGGAATTGCAGAGCACCTCTCCAACCCGGCGTCAAGTTCTGCCACGTCTGCGGCGCTCCACAGGGCTAG
- a CDS encoding Lrp/AsnC ligand binding domain-containing protein — protein sequence MMFVVRLHPRCEIESVWNWVDKAFSGKKSGDVVPLYVSQREDQHYVDTILEAKDVEVLAEFLIKHIPKCREIDDTRTVTIMKPAFYPVPARAGKDVKRFAISISVDPRNYRTVYDRLLKMKVPEGVYLNYVAYEFGDDDIVISSLAKDWTTIRKFVREMIRNLPGVTSAKPHLICRSKRLASKPVWTKHQKKYSVEKMTGVAPEDKWEYDWTFIDECVVSGALPDEV from the coding sequence ATGATGTTCGTTGTTAGGCTCCATCCGAGATGCGAGATAGAGAGTGTGTGGAACTGGGTCGACAAGGCGTTCAGCGGCAAGAAGTCAGGTGACGTCGTTCCCCTGTACGTGTCGCAGAGAGAGGACCAGCACTACGTGGACACAATCCTGGAGGCCAAGGACGTAGAGGTCCTTGCGGAATTCCTCATCAAGCATATCCCGAAGTGCAGAGAGATAGACGACACGAGGACCGTCACGATCATGAAGCCCGCCTTCTATCCCGTTCCCGCGAGAGCGGGCAAGGACGTGAAGAGGTTCGCGATCTCCATCTCGGTCGACCCGCGCAACTATCGAACGGTCTATGACAGACTGCTCAAGATGAAGGTTCCGGAGGGCGTCTACCTGAACTACGTCGCATACGAGTTCGGCGACGACGACATTGTCATCTCCTCCCTCGCGAAGGACTGGACGACCATACGGAAGTTCGTGCGGGAGATGATACGGAACCTGCCCGGGGTCACCTCCGCGAAGCCTCACCTCATATGTCGGTCCAAGCGCTTGGCCTCGAAGCCCGTGTGGACAAAGCACCAGAAGAAGTATTCGGTCGAGAAGATGACCGGTGTCGCTCCCGAGGACAAGTGGGAGTACGACTGGACGTTCATCGACGAATGCGTCGTCTCGGGAGCTCTTCCGGACGAGGTCTAG
- the folD gene encoding bifunctional methylenetetrahydrofolate dehydrogenase/methenyltetrahydrofolate cyclohydrolase FolD → MTAQIISGKELAKELRAELKDEVDQLKEKGITPGLAVILVGEDPASQVYVRNKGKACEKLGIHEVTETLSADTSEEELLALVDKFNKDPAYHGILVQLPLPKHINESKVLYAIDPMKDVDGFHPVNVGKLMIGDPFFLPCTPNGIQEMLIRSGNDPGRKHVVVVGRSNIVGKPIANILLQKKDGANATVTICHTGTDDIAKFTREADIVIAATGWPNTVTADMVKEGVVVIDVGVNRVDDPTKKRGYRLVGDVDFEGIKEKAAAISPVPGGVGPMTITMLMKNTVRAAKLAHGIED, encoded by the coding sequence ATGACTGCGCAGATAATTAGCGGAAAGGAGCTTGCGAAGGAGCTAAGAGCTGAGCTCAAGGATGAGGTCGATCAGCTGAAGGAGAAAGGCATAACCCCCGGTCTGGCGGTTATCCTGGTCGGGGAGGATCCCGCATCACAGGTCTACGTTCGCAACAAGGGGAAGGCCTGCGAGAAGCTGGGCATCCACGAGGTCACGGAGACGCTGTCCGCCGATACCTCGGAGGAGGAGCTGCTTGCCCTGGTGGACAAGTTCAACAAGGACCCCGCGTACCACGGCATACTCGTGCAGCTGCCGCTTCCGAAGCACATCAACGAGAGCAAAGTCCTGTACGCGATCGATCCGATGAAGGACGTCGATGGGTTCCATCCCGTCAACGTGGGCAAGCTGATGATCGGGGACCCGTTCTTCCTTCCGTGCACGCCGAACGGGATCCAGGAGATGCTAATCCGCAGCGGGAACGACCCCGGACGAAAGCACGTCGTCGTCGTTGGAAGGAGCAACATCGTCGGGAAGCCTATCGCCAACATACTTCTGCAGAAGAAGGACGGGGCGAACGCGACGGTCACAATATGCCACACGGGAACGGATGACATCGCCAAGTTCACGAGAGAGGCGGACATAGTCATCGCCGCCACTGGCTGGCCGAACACTGTCACGGCGGACATGGTCAAGGAGGGCGTTGTCGTCATAGACGTCGGCGTCAACCGCGTGGACGACCCGACGAAGAAGAGGGGCTACAGGCTCGTCGGCGACGTGGACTTCGAAGGTATCAAGGAGAAGGCCGCCGCGATATCGCCCGTGCCAGGCGGGGTCGGTCCGATGACCATCACGATGCTTATGAAGAACACTGTCAGGGCCGCCAAGCTCGCCCACGGGATCGAGGACTAG
- a CDS encoding formate--tetrahydrofolate ligase produces the protein MKSDLEIAQAATMKPIVEIAKAIGLEEDEIELYGKYKAKIKLEVMERIKGNPDGKLIDVTAITPTPLGEGKTVTLIGVSQALAKLGKSVITTIREPSMGPTFGIKGGAAGGGYSQVVPMEDINLHFTGDIHAIGAANNLLAAMLDNQMFHPTFRRKNPLNIDPSTISWNRVVDLNDSALTNVTIGTVSKKDIEGYPRDTGYDITVASEVMAIMALASDLNDLRKRLGRIVVALTKDGKPVTAEDFKAAGVVTVVLKDALKPNLIQTLENTPAIMHCGPFANIAQGNNSIIADKIALKLADYVITESGFGADCGAEKFLNIKCRVAGYKPNCVILVATIRALKLHGDAFDFPPGKTPPKEVLEAENVEAVEKGSVNMIKHIENLKKFGVPVVVAVNRFASDTDAEVDAVVRIAKENGADFAVDGDFHARGGDGAIKIAEAVVAACDMPSDFKLLYPDDMPIAEKIETIAKEIYGADGVEFSEEAQRKIELFTKYGYDNLPICMAKTHLSISHDPKLKGRPSGFMLPVRDIKPSIGAGFLYPLCGEMRTMPGMPSVPASEAVDIDETGKTVGLF, from the coding sequence CTGAAGTCCGATTTGGAGATTGCTCAAGCAGCGACGATGAAGCCTATTGTGGAGATCGCGAAGGCTATAGGCCTGGAAGAGGATGAGATAGAGCTGTACGGGAAGTACAAGGCGAAGATCAAGCTGGAGGTCATGGAGAGGATCAAGGGCAACCCTGACGGGAAGCTCATCGACGTGACAGCCATCACGCCCACACCGCTCGGTGAGGGAAAGACGGTCACTCTGATAGGGGTCTCACAGGCTCTCGCCAAGCTGGGCAAGAGCGTGATAACGACCATACGGGAACCTTCCATGGGTCCCACGTTCGGAATCAAGGGCGGCGCCGCAGGAGGCGGATACTCCCAGGTCGTGCCCATGGAGGACATAAACCTGCACTTCACGGGAGACATTCATGCAATAGGGGCCGCGAACAACCTGCTGGCGGCGATGCTGGACAATCAGATGTTCCACCCGACGTTCAGGAGGAAGAACCCGCTGAACATCGATCCGTCAACGATATCGTGGAACAGAGTCGTGGACCTCAACGATTCGGCTCTGACGAACGTCACAATCGGCACGGTCTCCAAAAAGGATATCGAGGGCTATCCAAGAGACACAGGTTACGACATAACAGTAGCGTCAGAGGTCATGGCCATCATGGCGCTGGCATCGGACCTGAATGACCTCAGGAAGCGCCTCGGAAGGATCGTCGTGGCACTGACGAAGGACGGAAAGCCCGTCACGGCCGAGGATTTCAAGGCCGCCGGTGTCGTGACCGTGGTCCTGAAGGACGCCCTGAAGCCCAATCTCATCCAGACCCTGGAGAACACGCCCGCGATAATGCACTGCGGGCCGTTCGCGAACATCGCCCAGGGGAACAACTCGATCATCGCGGACAAGATAGCTCTCAAGCTCGCGGACTATGTGATCACAGAGAGCGGTTTCGGAGCCGACTGCGGCGCGGAGAAGTTCCTGAACATCAAGTGCAGGGTCGCCGGCTACAAGCCCAACTGCGTGATTCTGGTCGCGACGATAAGGGCACTGAAGCTGCACGGTGACGCCTTCGATTTCCCGCCGGGCAAGACACCGCCCAAGGAAGTCCTCGAGGCGGAGAACGTAGAGGCCGTGGAGAAGGGCAGCGTGAACATGATCAAGCACATAGAGAACCTCAAGAAGTTCGGCGTGCCTGTGGTGGTCGCGGTCAACAGGTTCGCCTCGGACACGGACGCCGAGGTGGATGCCGTGGTGAGGATCGCCAAGGAGAACGGTGCGGACTTCGCTGTGGATGGCGACTTCCACGCGCGAGGCGGTGATGGTGCCATCAAGATCGCGGAGGCAGTGGTCGCTGCATGTGACATGCCCAGCGACTTCAAGCTCCTGTACCCGGATGACATGCCCATCGCGGAGAAGATAGAGACGATCGCGAAGGAGATATACGGTGCAGATGGCGTGGAGTTCTCGGAGGAGGCGCAGAGGAAGATCGAGCTGTTCACGAAATACGGCTACGACAACCTGCCCATTTGCATGGCGAAGACGCACCTGTCCATATCGCACGATCCCAAGCTGAAGGGGCGCCCGTCGGGATTCATGCTGCCCGTCAGGGACATCAAGCCCTCCATCGGCGCAGGCTTCCTCTATCCGCTATGCGGTGAGATGAGGACCATGCCAGGGATGCCATCGGTTCCCGCATCGGAGGCCGTGGACATAGACGAGACCGGAAAGACGGTCGGTCTGTTCTAG
- the purD gene encoding phosphoribosylamine--glycine ligase has protein sequence MKVLAVGGGAREHAIVKSLVKDGAKVFTVMKNKNPGLARASEEILLANEMDIEKVAGWGKSKGVDFAVVGPEAPLGEGIVDELARHEIPAVGPTKFAAQLEISKEFCRDLLREHKIPGSIDYWVFDNVPDLKALLKDYDKDVVMKPIGLTGGKGVKVMGEHLMTHEDVLNYAQQIIDNKIGGSSRFVVEEKIVGEEFTLQAFADGRRVVPMPSVMDHKRAYEGDTGPNTGGMGSYSMKNGLPQFATFEEVEEAVGIMQQTVDAMRAIEHPFHGTLYGGFILTKEGPRILEYNVRFGDPEAMNVLPLLEENFVDLCGQIMDSSLPSAVKFAEKATVCKYVTPVGYGVKSQAGEKVFVDEAKICQTGAELYYASVDERDSDIYTTTSRSLAIVGIDEDIAEAERMSESALQYVSGKVFMRHDIGKPDPIEKRIRRMEAIRRGEIG, from the coding sequence ATGAAGGTTCTTGCTGTGGGAGGAGGCGCGAGAGAACACGCGATTGTGAAGTCTCTGGTGAAGGACGGCGCGAAGGTCTTTACGGTGATGAAGAACAAGAACCCGGGCCTTGCCAGAGCCTCCGAGGAGATTCTTCTCGCGAACGAGATGGACATCGAGAAGGTCGCGGGGTGGGGAAAGAGCAAAGGCGTCGATTTCGCCGTTGTGGGCCCCGAGGCACCCCTGGGCGAGGGGATTGTCGATGAGCTGGCCAGGCACGAGATCCCTGCGGTCGGCCCGACGAAGTTCGCGGCGCAGCTCGAAATCTCGAAGGAGTTCTGCAGAGACCTGCTGCGGGAGCACAAGATCCCCGGCTCGATCGACTACTGGGTGTTCGACAACGTTCCCGACCTGAAGGCCCTGCTGAAGGACTACGACAAAGACGTGGTGATGAAGCCCATCGGACTGACAGGCGGGAAAGGCGTCAAGGTCATGGGCGAGCACCTCATGACGCATGAGGACGTTCTCAACTACGCTCAGCAGATAATCGACAACAAGATCGGCGGGAGCTCCCGCTTCGTCGTCGAGGAAAAGATCGTGGGCGAGGAGTTCACCCTCCAGGCGTTCGCGGACGGCAGGCGGGTCGTGCCGATGCCCTCGGTCATGGACCACAAGAGGGCGTATGAGGGAGACACGGGCCCGAACACCGGCGGCATGGGCTCCTACTCGATGAAGAACGGGCTGCCGCAGTTCGCGACATTCGAGGAGGTCGAGGAAGCAGTTGGCATAATGCAGCAGACGGTGGACGCAATGCGCGCGATTGAGCACCCGTTCCACGGAACCCTCTACGGGGGGTTCATACTCACAAAGGAGGGACCAAGGATACTGGAGTACAACGTTCGCTTCGGCGACCCCGAGGCGATGAACGTTCTTCCACTGCTGGAGGAGAACTTCGTTGACCTGTGCGGTCAGATCATGGACTCGTCGCTGCCCTCCGCGGTCAAGTTCGCCGAGAAGGCGACCGTGTGCAAGTACGTGACCCCGGTGGGGTACGGCGTCAAGTCCCAGGCGGGCGAGAAGGTGTTCGTAGATGAAGCCAAGATCTGCCAGACTGGCGCGGAGCTGTACTACGCGTCCGTCGACGAGAGGGACAGCGACATCTACACGACGACATCGCGCTCTCTGGCCATCGTCGGAATCGACGAGGACATTGCGGAGGCCGAGCGCATGAGCGAGAGCGCCCTCCAGTACGTGAGCGGGAAGGTCTTCATGCGCCACGACATAGGGAAGCCCGACCCCATAGAGAAGAGAATCAGACGGATGGAAGCCATACGAAGAGGTGAGATAGGATAG
- a CDS encoding M20/M25/M40 family metallo-hydrolase: protein MDTVEPSFEWTKAPFSATVEGDRLYGLGASDMKGGLAVLMDAFRTVTSPRSNVILSLVVDEEGVSTGAYKLLKEVKADVCLVTEPSNGRTILGSRGRYALEIELFGKKMHGSRPEEGVNAVAEMSRVLDALDEIQLGSHDKLGKASLAPLKIRGGGDSLSIPDYCNLLVDRHIVPGENGEDVMRAFEEKMGSLGLRCRHKISWMKRSTPFLEPYVLSRSNEQVMRFAQVHEEHFGRPPEFEYASGPGDYNIFATKIPTLVLGPAGGNWHQPDEYVEVESLNACRDFYVHLLESF from the coding sequence ATGGACACGGTCGAGCCCTCGTTCGAGTGGACCAAGGCTCCCTTTTCGGCCACCGTCGAGGGGGACAGGCTCTACGGGCTGGGAGCCTCGGACATGAAGGGCGGTCTGGCCGTGCTGATGGACGCATTCAGGACCGTCACGTCGCCCAGGTCGAACGTGATCCTGTCATTAGTGGTCGACGAGGAAGGCGTCTCTACCGGAGCCTACAAGCTCCTGAAGGAAGTGAAGGCCGATGTGTGCCTTGTCACGGAGCCCAGCAACGGGAGGACGATCCTCGGCAGCAGGGGGAGATATGCCCTGGAAATCGAGCTCTTCGGCAAGAAGATGCACGGGTCCAGGCCCGAGGAGGGAGTCAACGCGGTCGCCGAGATGTCCCGCGTGCTGGACGCTCTGGACGAGATCCAACTCGGTAGCCATGACAAGCTGGGGAAGGCGTCTCTGGCCCCGCTCAAGATCCGGGGTGGCGGGGACTCCCTTTCCATTCCGGACTACTGCAACCTGCTCGTGGACCGTCACATAGTCCCAGGTGAGAACGGGGAGGATGTGATGCGAGCGTTCGAGGAGAAGATGGGCTCCCTGGGGCTCAGGTGCCGCCACAAGATCTCCTGGATGAAGAGGAGCACGCCGTTCCTGGAACCATATGTCCTGAGTCGCAGCAACGAACAGGTCATGAGGTTCGCGCAGGTCCATGAGGAGCACTTCGGGAGGCCGCCCGAGTTCGAGTACGCTAGCGGACCGGGTGACTACAACATCTTCGCGACGAAGATCCCCACGCTGGTTCTAGGACCCGCGGGCGGGAACTGGCACCAGCCCGATGAGTATGTGGAGGTCGAGTCGTTGAACGCGTGCAGGGACTTCTATGTGCATCTCCTCGAATCCTTCTAG